The Pseudomonas sp. R4-35-07 genome contains a region encoding:
- a CDS encoding SEC-C metal-binding domain-containing protein, producing the protein MYNDELNPDDIAPLFSNDRLLRTEITTLLGLMVRQDLDMSVPTVEVLGELVARTDTLMLELHQALSRPMMSALKDQAMSGSNTGAAWDGMSMREPIFYGTESAYSFQYRDFLPAKYGEDDHWLVEKMGFSIGQAQVVAHAMCALMDERSCAAFTGSNTPEVEPHMLLAAFEYSAKLVSDLSGLDVAIVEAVFRALTLTGDNLQFQTIGDFNAVAATPLLLTGRGTVLLFQHYAIYEALYESPFFWMWADKPYRPKAMANRGAFAEQFAARRLAAVFGEGNVHTNVNLFKGKDIAGEADVLVVFGDRLIIVQAKSKKLTLEARKGNDGQLKSDFAAAIQQSYEQGWECASIIVEGGYRLEDDQGREVKLPHPVKEIYLFNIVSEHYPALAFQSSQYLSYQTTEVVKAPFVMDVFLLDALAEMLTSPLRFLSYIRLRIAAVGKLNLSHELTALGFHLKRNMWLDDEINHVMIDDSYSIDLDTAMTVRREGHPGQRTPEGILTRLAGTRYEQVISQIEAEANPATLELGFQLLAMNEDAAFNIHRGLEAITRMTRKDGQGHDFTIGAEQGRAGICFHSNVVPSAAALRRLQFHCHKRKYILRSDTWFGLAVGGDCDIQFGVSLNSTWTESEQMNELTRDAQAPAPISSLSSLIRQSHGQKVGRNDPCSCRSGKKYKKCCMP; encoded by the coding sequence ATGTACAACGACGAGTTGAATCCGGATGACATTGCTCCGCTTTTTAGCAATGACCGCTTATTAAGGACTGAAATCACAACTCTGCTCGGGTTGATGGTTCGTCAGGATCTGGACATGAGCGTGCCCACTGTAGAGGTCTTGGGCGAATTGGTAGCCCGCACCGATACACTCATGTTGGAGCTACACCAAGCTCTTTCCCGACCGATGATGTCAGCCCTGAAAGATCAGGCCATGAGCGGGAGCAACACGGGAGCAGCCTGGGACGGCATGTCCATGCGAGAGCCGATTTTTTATGGGACCGAGTCCGCCTACAGTTTCCAGTACCGTGATTTTCTTCCCGCGAAGTACGGTGAAGATGACCACTGGCTCGTTGAGAAAATGGGCTTTTCCATCGGCCAGGCACAGGTGGTTGCACACGCCATGTGCGCCCTTATGGACGAGAGGTCATGCGCCGCCTTCACCGGCTCCAATACGCCAGAGGTTGAGCCTCACATGTTGCTCGCAGCATTTGAGTATTCGGCGAAGCTTGTCTCGGATTTAAGCGGACTGGATGTAGCCATTGTCGAGGCCGTATTCCGCGCTTTGACGCTGACTGGTGACAATCTGCAATTTCAGACCATTGGCGATTTCAATGCCGTCGCGGCCACGCCGCTACTGCTGACCGGTCGCGGTACGGTGTTGCTCTTCCAGCATTACGCCATCTACGAGGCTCTCTACGAATCGCCATTTTTCTGGATGTGGGCCGACAAGCCGTACCGACCGAAAGCCATGGCAAATCGCGGCGCATTTGCGGAGCAGTTCGCAGCTCGGCGGCTTGCCGCAGTCTTTGGTGAAGGCAATGTCCATACCAACGTAAATTTGTTTAAAGGCAAGGACATTGCTGGTGAGGCCGACGTGCTGGTCGTTTTCGGCGATCGGTTGATCATTGTTCAGGCGAAGTCAAAAAAACTGACCCTTGAGGCCCGGAAAGGCAATGATGGTCAACTCAAGTCAGACTTCGCCGCGGCAATTCAGCAGTCGTACGAGCAAGGATGGGAGTGTGCGAGCATTATTGTTGAGGGTGGGTATCGGCTGGAGGACGACCAAGGCAGGGAAGTAAAGCTACCTCATCCCGTGAAAGAAATTTACCTCTTCAACATCGTTTCCGAGCACTACCCGGCATTGGCATTCCAATCCAGCCAATACCTGTCGTATCAGACGACCGAGGTTGTTAAAGCGCCTTTCGTGATGGATGTCTTCCTCTTGGACGCCCTCGCTGAGATGCTCACGTCACCGCTTAGGTTCCTTAGCTACATCCGCCTTCGAATCGCCGCGGTGGGTAAGCTGAATCTCAGTCACGAGCTGACGGCTTTGGGGTTTCACTTGAAACGAAATATGTGGCTCGATGACGAAATCAATCACGTGATGATTGATGACTCATATTCGATCGATCTCGACACCGCCATGACTGTCCGGCGGGAGGGGCATCCGGGCCAGCGCACTCCCGAAGGCATACTGACCAGATTAGCTGGTACGAGGTATGAGCAGGTGATTTCCCAGATTGAAGCTGAGGCCAATCCAGCAACGCTCGAACTCGGATTTCAGCTTCTGGCCATGAATGAGGACGCCGCTTTTAATATCCATCGGGGCCTTGAGGCCATAACTCGCATGACGCGAAAGGATGGGCAGGGGCACGATTTTACAATCGGAGCCGAGCAAGGAAGGGCCGGCATTTGCTTCCACTCTAATGTAGTCCCCTCGGCGGCAGCCTTGCGCCGGCTGCAGTTCCATTGCCACAAGCGTAAGTACATCCTGCGATCAGATACGTGGTTCGGCTTGGCCGTCGGTGGAGATTGCGACATTCAGTTCGGCGTGAGTCTTAATTCCACATGGACCGAATCTGAGCAGATGAACGAGCTGACTAGGGATGCCCAGGCCCCAGCACCAATATCATCGTTGTCGTCCCTCATTCGCCAAAGCCATGGCCAGAAAGTGGGACGCAACGACCCTTGCTCCTGCCGAAGCGGTAAAAAATACAAAAAGTGTTGCATGCCGTAA
- a CDS encoding ATP-binding protein, with amino-acid sequence MTENIKSTAITSAGYIYQNRQGLRVLCDWLDAPSRYAKVKFECDVEAEAPKGLDDIVVERSDGLQDLKQVKFTPNPDAHPLSWDWLLEKSGKTERSRSMLKKWFDAYRSLDLARIGDLSLLTNRRPDAEIEACLAGSKIDFAKVPDPRRAALIAELGGEADCEDFLGRLQITHSDKGYETLEHEVDARLRAHGTPEGIAVLKNVALNWATQKYSPPPSGWITLPDLRAILQATPPAPLPEDFAVPKGYEVPDAEFHGAFVKDALRSGGKAIVLTGPPGRGKSTYLSALCDIFADKDIPTVRHHYFLSTTERGRDRLHSYVVEESIQSQIERFHPDVLRPPGGLRAQLDATAAHYKALDKPFVLILDGLDHVWRTNGEDKQPLEDLFAQLVPCAENLVLLVGTQPVDDAQLPADLLIAAPKASWKTLPAMSGDAVLSYLRQAVHAGRLSTGFGPAEPNEKDVHAEPEAAETTEVAAAHEAVAEEELQSAAAALRARTNGHPLHVIYATSALVLAGGKVTRWDVEQLTGDLSQGVKFYYGSLWERVSPSLKDALRLVCAFPFFWPRTAFGEIATAMRLAAPEIEKVEHLLHSSAAGLKVFHESLAVYVRSTDGYADRIAALRPEVARWLETLAPNALRVNWLWTVQAQLGDPSHLIAGLTRDWVLLRLEEGYPQSLFDTLITDAVAAALDRAEFAQAYRLQHLKARMVEGSQYQMQDEDMAQLVSYTWTLASDDWVIREAVASRHETDIKLVAALGLALRARGDHIVAETCGEETLRRFRGASRFSREYSTGNGLDAFRFLAGAFARLGAVGVTPEGLKQFVTRANPEGWLPRVRLMAAEGQLDELMSLAASLGDSRRKCVVSDACLRAAAQVNVSIVERGDFKALARTPFVAAIEAAHVHAVTTLNASIPIDWQGLNYRERKQDLAKLVHHWFFSAVHLSMCMSAEGQTEFSFARAPVYADRENVTDFLNVLSGVAGQVAHHWWRGDFVDFHAVFELLDPVEFRHFRQSYDWQSAAEDFRAALHQVACDVRLGSILLGHAVEANLTEATLAAAESFKWFDAASFREQYAGGLLTKMSDEAAAKFVLSQREQFDAEVRQETSVHLQTPLQLCGISVAHGLETTARELCRQTWELATGFSHRKDPTLNKTLDAIGFLVEAAPKNARRLLAQVASQVHSVLDYTDGSGTRHALTAADALLAKLAPAALVAKYEEHVDAGQWSQAENSLSVYVEQGVKAGWPLDALMRTGLPPEVRDVLQRLVKEGVEGAAERLGLLNAHGGWDIGVLSREEHANSNTDRKPFDGDVSTFEPEQLMALLDRLSGGGYDDEAALLAWYQYWEGQGQGKRILHALDDSLLSDRGRGRDLLHLSGHAFHTRRRQSGLKAAWKYLVSAQIYSGAWIGYMEREEKTLARLDLVAQYYLKYCDDFVTKTAYAMFGEPERPRLAPGEAMVYFYVKQGRIDAAVEFAQVMVDCVLEDTRTLPLANPRWGTELVAADAREE; translated from the coding sequence ATGACTGAGAACATCAAGAGCACGGCAATCACCTCTGCCGGCTACATCTATCAGAACCGGCAGGGGCTGCGGGTGTTGTGCGACTGGCTGGATGCGCCGAGTCGCTACGCGAAGGTCAAGTTCGAGTGTGACGTTGAGGCGGAAGCACCAAAGGGTTTGGACGACATCGTGGTCGAGCGCTCGGACGGACTGCAAGACCTTAAGCAGGTCAAGTTCACGCCAAACCCTGATGCACATCCGCTGTCCTGGGATTGGCTGCTTGAGAAATCCGGCAAGACGGAGCGGTCCCGGTCAATGCTGAAGAAGTGGTTTGACGCGTACAGGTCGCTGGACCTAGCACGTATCGGTGATCTCTCCCTGTTGACCAACCGGCGGCCTGATGCTGAGATCGAAGCCTGCCTGGCCGGTAGCAAGATTGATTTCGCCAAGGTCCCTGACCCGAGGCGCGCGGCGCTCATCGCCGAACTCGGCGGCGAGGCGGATTGTGAGGACTTTCTCGGTCGACTACAGATCACGCACAGCGACAAGGGCTACGAGACGCTCGAGCACGAGGTTGACGCGCGGCTGCGTGCGCATGGCACGCCGGAGGGCATCGCCGTCCTCAAAAACGTCGCTCTGAACTGGGCGACGCAGAAGTACTCTCCACCGCCGTCCGGCTGGATCACGTTGCCAGACCTTCGCGCGATCCTGCAGGCGACACCGCCGGCACCTCTCCCGGAAGACTTTGCGGTCCCCAAGGGCTATGAGGTGCCCGATGCAGAATTCCACGGCGCTTTCGTCAAGGATGCTCTGCGGTCAGGCGGCAAGGCGATCGTTCTGACCGGTCCGCCTGGTCGCGGCAAGAGCACCTACCTCAGCGCGCTGTGCGACATATTCGCCGACAAAGACATTCCGACGGTCCGCCACCACTACTTCCTGTCCACGACGGAGCGCGGTCGGGATCGCTTACACAGCTACGTCGTCGAAGAGTCGATCCAATCGCAGATCGAGCGATTCCATCCCGACGTCCTCCGCCCGCCCGGTGGCCTGCGCGCGCAGTTGGACGCCACTGCGGCGCACTACAAAGCGCTCGACAAGCCCTTCGTACTGATTTTGGATGGTCTCGACCACGTCTGGCGCACCAACGGGGAGGACAAACAGCCGCTAGAGGACTTGTTTGCCCAGTTGGTGCCGTGTGCTGAGAACTTGGTACTGCTCGTGGGTACACAGCCGGTGGACGACGCACAACTTCCGGCAGACTTGTTGATCGCTGCGCCGAAGGCAAGTTGGAAGACGCTGCCCGCCATGTCCGGCGACGCCGTCCTTTCGTACTTGCGTCAGGCGGTGCACGCCGGTCGGTTGAGCACGGGGTTTGGGCCTGCGGAGCCTAATGAGAAGGACGTTCACGCAGAGCCTGAGGCGGCTGAAACGACCGAGGTTGCCGCAGCGCACGAGGCTGTTGCTGAGGAAGAGTTGCAGAGCGCCGCGGCCGCGCTCCGCGCCAGGACCAACGGTCACCCACTGCACGTCATCTACGCGACCTCTGCACTTGTGCTTGCCGGTGGCAAGGTCACGCGATGGGACGTCGAGCAACTCACCGGAGATCTGAGTCAGGGCGTGAAGTTCTACTACGGGTCGCTGTGGGAGCGGGTTTCACCCAGCCTAAAGGATGCGCTGCGACTGGTTTGCGCCTTCCCGTTCTTCTGGCCACGGACTGCATTCGGCGAGATCGCGACCGCGATGAGGCTGGCGGCACCCGAGATCGAAAAGGTGGAACATCTGCTTCATTCGTCGGCCGCCGGTTTGAAGGTCTTCCACGAGAGCCTGGCGGTGTACGTGCGGTCGACCGATGGCTACGCCGATCGCATCGCTGCACTGAGGCCGGAGGTTGCGCGCTGGCTGGAGACGTTGGCTCCCAACGCTTTGCGGGTGAACTGGCTCTGGACGGTCCAGGCGCAGCTTGGCGATCCAAGCCATCTGATCGCGGGCTTGACCCGAGACTGGGTGCTGCTGCGACTGGAAGAGGGCTATCCGCAGTCGCTGTTTGACACATTGATCACCGACGCCGTGGCTGCCGCGCTGGACCGGGCTGAGTTCGCACAAGCCTATCGCCTCCAGCACTTGAAGGCCCGCATGGTTGAGGGCAGCCAGTACCAAATGCAGGACGAGGACATGGCCCAGCTGGTTTCTTACACATGGACGCTGGCGTCGGACGATTGGGTTATCCGAGAGGCCGTTGCCTCCAGGCACGAGACGGATATCAAACTTGTGGCGGCGCTGGGGCTAGCGCTGCGAGCGCGCGGAGACCATATCGTGGCCGAGACCTGTGGCGAGGAGACGCTGCGACGCTTCCGGGGCGCGAGTCGCTTCTCGAGAGAGTACTCCACGGGCAACGGCTTGGATGCTTTCAGGTTCCTGGCGGGTGCTTTTGCGCGCCTAGGCGCGGTAGGGGTCACGCCGGAGGGGCTCAAGCAGTTCGTGACACGTGCTAACCCAGAGGGCTGGTTACCGCGCGTACGGCTGATGGCCGCGGAGGGGCAACTGGACGAGTTGATGTCGCTTGCAGCGTCGCTCGGCGATAGCCGGCGTAAGTGCGTTGTCAGCGATGCCTGCCTCCGGGCCGCGGCTCAGGTCAATGTAAGCATCGTCGAACGCGGTGACTTCAAAGCACTCGCCAGAACGCCCTTTGTAGCAGCCATCGAGGCGGCCCACGTGCATGCCGTGACGACCTTAAACGCTTCAATCCCGATCGACTGGCAGGGACTCAACTACCGTGAGCGCAAGCAGGACCTTGCGAAGCTGGTGCACCACTGGTTCTTCAGCGCTGTGCACTTGAGCATGTGCATGTCCGCGGAAGGGCAGACCGAGTTCAGCTTTGCACGCGCACCGGTATATGCCGACCGAGAGAATGTCACTGACTTCCTGAACGTGCTCTCGGGCGTCGCCGGCCAAGTGGCTCATCACTGGTGGCGGGGGGATTTCGTAGACTTTCACGCGGTCTTTGAGCTATTAGACCCGGTGGAGTTTAGGCATTTCCGACAGAGCTACGACTGGCAATCTGCAGCAGAGGATTTTCGGGCTGCCCTGCACCAGGTTGCCTGCGACGTCCGTCTGGGCAGCATTCTGTTGGGCCATGCCGTCGAGGCTAATCTCACCGAGGCGACGCTCGCTGCCGCAGAGTCGTTCAAGTGGTTCGACGCGGCGTCTTTCCGCGAGCAGTACGCCGGAGGGCTGCTGACGAAGATGTCTGATGAGGCCGCTGCGAAATTCGTGCTCTCCCAGCGCGAGCAGTTCGATGCTGAGGTGCGGCAGGAGACCAGCGTGCATCTGCAAACGCCGCTGCAGTTGTGCGGAATTTCGGTGGCCCATGGTTTGGAAACAACGGCGCGCGAACTTTGCCGACAGACCTGGGAGCTTGCGACAGGCTTCTCGCATCGTAAAGATCCGACGCTGAACAAGACCCTCGACGCGATCGGTTTCTTGGTCGAAGCTGCGCCGAAAAATGCACGTCGACTGTTAGCGCAGGTCGCCTCTCAAGTCCACTCCGTGCTGGACTACACGGACGGCAGTGGCACCCGACACGCGCTGACTGCGGCGGACGCGCTGCTGGCCAAGCTGGCTCCCGCCGCATTGGTGGCCAAGTACGAGGAGCATGTCGACGCCGGGCAGTGGTCTCAGGCTGAGAACAGCCTGAGTGTGTACGTCGAGCAGGGAGTGAAGGCCGGCTGGCCGCTTGATGCGCTAATGCGCACGGGCCTGCCCCCGGAAGTTAGGGATGTGCTGCAGCGTCTAGTCAAGGAAGGAGTCGAGGGTGCCGCCGAGCGACTGGGGTTACTCAACGCTCACGGAGGGTGGGACATCGGCGTGCTGAGTCGCGAGGAGCACGCGAACTCAAACACGGATCGAAAGCCCTTCGATGGTGACGTCTCAACCTTCGAGCCCGAGCAGCTAATGGCCTTGCTCGATCGCTTATCGGGTGGCGGCTACGACGACGAGGCGGCGCTTCTGGCTTGGTATCAGTACTGGGAAGGCCAGGGACAGGGGAAGCGGATTCTCCATGCACTGGATGACTCGCTTTTGTCCGACCGAGGTCGAGGCCGTGATCTGCTCCACCTGTCTGGCCATGCCTTTCACACCCGACGTAGGCAGAGCGGTCTGAAGGCTGCTTGGAAGTACCTCGTCAGCGCGCAGATCTACAGCGGCGCCTGGATCGGCTATATGGAGCGCGAAGAGAAGACGCTCGCGCGGCTCGACCTCGTGGCCCAGTACTACCTGAAATATTGCGATGACTTCGTAACCAAGACAGCCTATGCCATGTTCGGCGAACCGGAGCGGCCGCGATTGGCGCCGGGTGAGGCAATGGTCTATTTCTACGTGAAGCAGGGACGCATAGATGCGGCGGTTGAGTTCGCTCAGGTTATGGTCGACTGTGTGCTTGAAGACACCCGAACCCTCCCGCTAGCTAACCCGCGTTGGGGAACAGAACTGGTTGCTGCGGACGCGCGGGAGGAGTGA
- a CDS encoding multidrug DMT transporter permease: protein MDELRILISRLGWPTPSCRWWTLQELAKLLSDPATTTETESALLKLLHSRKLEAEVVEALCIFWMAASEYGYVPNPDLPNRTPKPSLLSNLLLEALGFEEQALDTDLKAAPKHFEIPSDFEGVQGVDLARMFRTTLSRLELRTKLPLIRQMAFEWTENQAAYPEASLQGDFGHFARPLGKGFVGTYSARAALRAISAYLRTLAVAERLWGLPSGVVRHYALKALPIHPTLAALRPSRPAWVPVREDFNGSANAIEGIMREVVLRVAAERPGDELIALSTPVEMTMGRCVEVSLVRWLQFGNSEVADQDLASHIDSFWRDMPMLPSVPTAPLDEMTWLGAIPIDQLLDVPSASLPLAGRMDYGRMGYLQLNLYPSRLFVPTLLRTAQAEVRRVGTTLEVLVDEQVVADYAHWNTGWGPVRPGSLNGACGAALVSRGTSYRELPAAEGQVVRSFYLWQVRLLHRSNSYNAFDETLKSGVFFL from the coding sequence ATGGACGAGCTTCGAATTCTCATCTCTCGCCTAGGATGGCCGACGCCATCCTGCCGATGGTGGACATTGCAGGAGTTGGCAAAACTGTTGAGCGACCCTGCGACGACGACAGAGACCGAGTCAGCGCTGCTGAAGCTGCTGCATTCGCGCAAGCTCGAGGCGGAAGTCGTCGAGGCACTCTGCATCTTCTGGATGGCTGCAAGTGAGTACGGCTACGTTCCCAATCCCGATTTGCCGAACCGCACGCCGAAACCGTCACTCCTATCCAACCTGCTCCTCGAGGCTCTCGGCTTCGAGGAGCAGGCGCTAGATACCGACCTCAAAGCGGCGCCAAAGCACTTCGAGATTCCCAGTGACTTCGAAGGTGTGCAGGGGGTGGACCTGGCCAGGATGTTCCGGACCACGCTGAGCAGGCTGGAGCTTCGAACAAAACTCCCGCTTATTCGCCAGATGGCGTTCGAGTGGACTGAAAACCAGGCGGCCTATCCCGAGGCTTCCCTGCAGGGCGACTTCGGGCACTTTGCGCGGCCGCTGGGGAAAGGCTTCGTAGGCACATACTCCGCCCGGGCCGCCCTTCGTGCGATCTCCGCCTACTTGCGCACCTTGGCGGTAGCGGAACGGTTGTGGGGGCTGCCCTCTGGGGTTGTGCGCCATTACGCACTAAAGGCGCTGCCAATTCATCCTACGCTGGCTGCGCTGAGGCCTTCACGCCCGGCATGGGTGCCGGTCCGGGAGGACTTCAACGGGAGCGCGAACGCGATCGAGGGAATCATGCGAGAAGTCGTCCTTCGCGTCGCGGCCGAGCGCCCCGGCGATGAGCTGATCGCGCTCAGCACTCCCGTCGAGATGACGATGGGACGCTGCGTGGAAGTATCGCTTGTGCGATGGCTGCAGTTCGGCAACAGTGAAGTGGCTGACCAGGATCTTGCTTCACATATTGACTCCTTCTGGCGCGACATGCCAATGCTGCCAAGCGTGCCCACAGCGCCGCTCGACGAGATGACTTGGTTGGGGGCAATACCTATCGATCAGTTACTGGACGTCCCGTCTGCATCGTTGCCTTTGGCCGGACGGATGGACTATGGCCGCATGGGATACCTGCAGCTGAACCTCTATCCATCTCGACTGTTCGTGCCGACGCTCCTAAGGACTGCTCAAGCAGAGGTACGTCGAGTGGGCACCACGCTTGAGGTCCTTGTCGATGAACAGGTAGTGGCGGACTACGCTCATTGGAATACGGGCTGGGGGCCAGTGCGTCCGGGGTCGCTGAATGGAGCCTGCGGTGCGGCCTTAGTTTCTCGCGGAACGAGCTACCGCGAGTTACCGGCCGCCGAAGGGCAGGTGGTTCGATCGTTCTATCTCTGGCAAGTGCGCCTGCTTCACCGGAGCAACTCGTACAACGCGTTCGACGAGACCCTAAAGAGTGGCGTCTTCTTCCTTTAG
- a CDS encoding plasmid partitioning protein RepB C-terminal domain-containing protein has product MSQLPLGFIPEPLSVSLDLILPSRKVPEGLLGSKKFKQIQSSIDAVGLIEPLTVSKVDNQSGRYTLLDGHIRLLALKQLGFTDAPCLVATDDETYTYNNRINRLSTIQEHFMIRRAVERGVAPARLAKALSVDISHIIKKMNLLDGVCVEAAELLKDQHFSAEIGAVLRKLKPTRQVECVELMVAINNITVPYAQALMAATPSNLLMGDAKPRKLGGATPEQMAKMEREMGNLQGQFKLVEQSYGQDVLNLVLAKGYLAKLLDNEAVIRFLTKNQPELLIEFENIVVTVSLDK; this is encoded by the coding sequence ATGAGCCAGTTGCCCCTTGGCTTTATTCCGGAACCACTATCAGTTTCGTTGGATCTGATCCTGCCCTCGCGGAAAGTTCCTGAAGGGCTCCTCGGTAGTAAAAAATTCAAACAGATTCAGTCGTCAATTGATGCTGTCGGGCTAATCGAGCCGCTGACGGTCAGCAAGGTCGACAATCAATCTGGGCGGTATACGTTGCTGGATGGGCACATCCGTTTATTGGCGCTCAAGCAATTGGGTTTCACTGATGCGCCATGTCTGGTCGCTACGGACGATGAAACCTACACCTATAACAACCGGATCAATCGCCTTTCCACCATTCAAGAGCACTTCATGATCCGGCGTGCGGTCGAGCGCGGCGTGGCACCGGCCAGGCTGGCCAAAGCGTTGAGCGTCGACATCAGTCACATCATCAAAAAGATGAATCTTCTTGATGGCGTATGCGTTGAAGCGGCCGAGTTGCTTAAAGATCAGCACTTCTCCGCTGAAATTGGTGCGGTGTTGCGCAAACTCAAACCGACCCGACAGGTAGAATGCGTGGAGCTGATGGTGGCCATCAACAATATTACCGTTCCCTACGCTCAGGCTTTGATGGCCGCCACACCAAGCAACCTACTAATGGGCGATGCTAAACCCCGCAAGCTTGGTGGTGCCACTCCCGAGCAGATGGCTAAAATGGAGCGTGAAATGGGAAATCTGCAAGGACAGTTCAAGCTGGTTGAGCAATCGTACGGTCAAGACGTGCTAAATCTCGTGCTAGCCAAGGGCTATCTTGCTAAGTTGCTGGACAATGAGGCGGTCATCCGTTTCCTCACCAAAAATCAGCCTGAATTGCTAATTGAGTTCGAAAACATTGTGGTAACGGTATCGCTGGACAAGTGA
- a CDS encoding plasmid partitioning protein RepB C-terminal domain-containing protein: MSKEHLSSELKMIPLECIEILNTRERNGRVFDEIVGNIKNIGLKKPITVTPRPDADGSERYLLICGEGRLKAYKTLGESSIPAMVVSVSDEDAFLMSLAENIARRQCRPLELLAGIEQLREQGYDKKTIAQKTGLSVDYVYGILQLLKSGEERLLVAVESGRIPLNAALAIAGAGSDTEVQTALQDAYESGKLRGKQLIHARRVIERRRSLGRSIARGTPRKAGVLTSSSLIRSYQKEVERQKLMVKKAEFAQQRLLFVIEALRQLLSDENFTNLLRAEGLDTLPKYVAERVWAGAHTT, translated from the coding sequence ATGAGTAAGGAGCATCTTTCCAGCGAACTGAAAATGATCCCGCTCGAATGCATCGAGATACTGAATACGCGAGAGCGAAACGGACGGGTGTTCGACGAAATCGTCGGCAACATCAAAAACATAGGTCTTAAGAAGCCGATCACGGTGACACCTCGACCCGATGCAGACGGATCAGAGCGCTACCTGCTGATTTGCGGTGAGGGACGGCTCAAAGCCTACAAGACGTTGGGTGAAAGCAGTATTCCGGCTATGGTGGTGAGTGTCAGCGACGAGGACGCCTTTCTTATGAGTCTGGCGGAGAATATTGCACGCCGCCAATGCCGTCCTCTTGAGTTGCTGGCAGGTATCGAGCAGTTACGTGAGCAAGGCTATGACAAAAAGACCATTGCCCAGAAAACCGGCCTTAGCGTCGACTATGTCTACGGCATTCTTCAGTTACTCAAAAGTGGTGAGGAGCGCCTGTTGGTTGCCGTTGAAAGCGGGCGTATTCCGCTGAATGCCGCTCTCGCTATCGCGGGAGCAGGCAGTGATACGGAAGTACAGACTGCTCTGCAAGATGCTTACGAATCGGGGAAGTTGCGTGGCAAGCAACTAATCCACGCACGTCGGGTCATAGAGCGCCGCCGGTCACTGGGGCGATCCATTGCTCGTGGCACACCGCGTAAGGCGGGTGTGCTCACCTCATCCAGCCTTATCCGCAGCTATCAGAAAGAGGTCGAGCGACAAAAACTGATGGTCAAAAAGGCTGAGTTCGCGCAACAGCGGTTGCTCTTTGTGATCGAGGCCTTGCGCCAGTTGCTGTCCGATGAAAACTTCACCAACCTGCTGCGTGCTGAAGGATTGGATACGCTGCCGAAATACGTCGCCGAGCGGGTCTGGGCTGGAGCCCATACGACATGA